A section of the Streptomyces sp. NBC_01363 genome encodes:
- a CDS encoding oxygenase MpaB family protein codes for MGRYSRLHEIRRMDPAHDYAEILRLISQYEFPWDYRQGVSVAFLRDYGVPRISVLLDRTQEFERAGQKRYDDTVLIGYEMAADGFDSERGRAAARHLNRIHGKYNIPNDDFRYVLATTVVGPKRWIDRFGWRPLCAQEVQALVEAGRKTAAMMGIEGAPDTYEGFERLLDSYEERMFAYDPANRRVANATFRVIASWYPRPLRPLVARFALALLDEPLLAALGFRPQSPWVRASASAALHLRARCVRRLPARPRRFPARPQPRSYPFGWRLDDLGPHWARSRPVEPLPDEADGHTGGSTRQRAAAPDSGGRTPAPGCRRPARNS; via the coding sequence ATGGGCCGATACAGCCGCCTGCACGAGATTCGCCGGATGGATCCGGCACACGACTACGCCGAGATCCTTCGGCTGATCTCCCAGTACGAGTTCCCCTGGGACTACCGGCAGGGGGTGAGCGTCGCCTTCCTCCGGGACTACGGCGTCCCCCGGATCTCCGTGCTCCTCGACCGGACCCAGGAGTTCGAACGGGCCGGGCAGAAACGGTACGACGACACGGTGCTGATCGGGTACGAGATGGCCGCCGACGGCTTCGACTCGGAGCGCGGGCGGGCTGCCGCGCGTCATCTCAACCGGATCCACGGCAAGTACAACATCCCGAACGACGACTTCCGCTATGTCCTCGCGACCACGGTCGTGGGGCCGAAGCGCTGGATCGACCGGTTCGGCTGGCGTCCCCTGTGCGCCCAGGAGGTCCAGGCTCTGGTGGAAGCGGGCCGGAAGACGGCGGCGATGATGGGCATCGAGGGGGCGCCCGACACGTACGAGGGGTTCGAGCGACTCCTCGACTCCTACGAGGAGCGGATGTTCGCGTACGACCCGGCGAACCGGCGGGTCGCGAACGCCACGTTCCGCGTGATCGCGAGCTGGTATCCGCGTCCGTTGCGCCCCCTGGTGGCGAGATTCGCACTCGCGCTGCTGGACGAGCCGCTGCTGGCGGCGCTGGGCTTCCGGCCGCAGTCGCCGTGGGTGCGGGCCTCGGCGTCGGCGGCTCTGCACCTGCGCGCACGTTGTGTCCGCCGGCTGCCGGCCCGGCCACGCAGGTTTCCCGCGCGCCCGCAGCCCCGTTCGTACCCCTTCGGCTGGCGGCTCGACGACCTCGGACCGCACTGGGCCCGCAGCCGCCCCGTGGAACCCCTGCCCGACGAGGCGGACGGCCACACCGGTGGTTCTACCCGGCAGCGAGCAGCGGCACCAGATAGCGGCGGGCGAACTCCCGCACCTGGGTGTCGTCGTCCAGCTCGAAACAGCTGA
- a CDS encoding TetR/AcrR family transcriptional regulator, with the protein MTARSTDETRLALALRATLPSDALSEQILDAAREQFMTFGLRRSTVDDVAKRARVSRVTVYRRIGNKDSLVSACLLREYRRFVVEVDDAVAALPTTEDRLVEGFAAVLRHIREHPLIGGLLRLEPETMLPFLTLESGPALLAIREYLADRLHEARRAEGRPASDPTPVAELMVRITVSFLLNPVSCFELDDDTQVREFARRYLVPLLAAG; encoded by the coding sequence ATGACGGCACGGAGCACCGACGAGACACGGCTGGCCCTGGCGCTCCGCGCGACGCTGCCCTCCGACGCGCTGAGCGAGCAGATCCTGGACGCCGCGCGCGAGCAGTTCATGACCTTCGGGCTGCGCCGCTCCACCGTCGACGACGTCGCCAAGCGCGCCAGGGTCTCGCGGGTGACCGTGTACCGGCGGATCGGCAACAAGGACAGCCTCGTCTCCGCCTGTCTGCTGCGCGAGTACCGCCGCTTCGTCGTGGAGGTGGACGACGCGGTGGCCGCGCTGCCGACGACGGAGGACCGGCTCGTCGAGGGCTTCGCCGCGGTTCTCCGGCACATCCGCGAGCATCCGCTCATCGGTGGTCTGCTGAGGCTGGAGCCCGAGACGATGCTGCCGTTCCTGACCCTGGAGAGCGGACCGGCCCTCCTCGCCATCCGCGAGTACCTGGCCGACCGGCTGCATGAGGCCCGGCGCGCGGAGGGCCGGCCGGCGAGCGATCCGACTCCGGTCGCCGAGCTGATGGTGCGGATCACCGTCTCCTTCCTCCTCAACCCCGTCAGCTGTTTCGAGCTGGACGACGACACCCAGGTGCGGGAGTTCGCCCGCCGCTATCTGGTGCCGCTGCTCGCTGCCGGGTAG